In Candidatus Bathyarchaeota archaeon, the genomic window TCGGCACCATCGAACCCATAAAAGAAGTAAGCGAAATCGTGCATGACAAAAACGCCTATTTGCACGTAGATGCTACTGCTGCGATGGGGCAGGTTGCAATGGATGTGCAAGAGGAAGGCGTTGACCTATTGACTTTGTCTTCAAACGACATGTATGGACCGAAAGGAGTAGGGGCGCTTTACATAAAGAAAGGCACGCGATTGGAGCCCCTTGTTTATGGGGGAGGTCAAGAGCGCGGGTTAAGGTCTGGCACAGAAAACTTGCCAGGTATCGTTGGTATGGGGAAGGCGGCGGAGTTGGCGGAGGCTGAAATGGGAGCGGAAAGCGAGAGGCTGAACAAACTTCGGGACAAGTTCATCAAAGAGCTGTTGGAACACATTCCTTACTCTTTTCTAAACGGTCACCCATCGAAACGTTTGCCCAACAACGTGGCAGTGCGATTCAGCTTCATTGAAGGTGAGTCAATGCTTCTTAATCTAGATATGGCGGGTGTTGCGGCATCTTCCGGGTCAGCGTGCACCGCTAAGACGTTGGAGCCGTCTCATGTGCTGTTAGCTATTGGGTTAAAGCATGAAGAGGCTCACGGTTCGTTGCTGTTTACGTTGGGCAAACAAAACACTGAAGAAGATGTCGACTATGTGGTGGGTTTGATGCCCGATATAGTTAAAAGGCTGCGTGCTATGTCACCATTAACGCCAAAAGAGTTGAGGAAAAGTGTATAGCGAAAAGGTTATGGAGCATTTTAGAAACCCTCGAAACGTGGGAGAAATTCCAGACGCTGACGGCGTAGGCACTGTTGGAAATCCCGTATGCGGCGACGTGATGACCATGTACATCAAAGTCAAAGACAACCGCATCGTTGACATTAAGTTCAAAACCTTCGGCTGCGGCGCAGCAGTCGCCACAAGCAGCATGATAACAGAGTTGGCTAAAGGCAAGACTTTGGAAGAGGCTACGGAGATTAGCCGAGGCGATGTGGCAGACAGCCTAGGAGGTCTTCCACCAATAAAGATGCACTGCTCGAACCTAGCTGCAGATGCGTTGCATGAAGCCATAAAAGACTATCAGAAAAAGCAGGGAGCAAATGAAAAGTGACTAAATTCATACAGTGTGCACAGTGCAACGTAAAAATAACAGACGATAAATGCGAGTTTGCAATCTACAAATATGTTATCGATGGTGAAGAATACGTGTTCTGCTGCGAGAAATGCGCCGAACAATATGAAAAAAAGAAAAAAGCATAATAGACTCTGCTTCCTGGTTTCATACAGTCATTGTCTAGCTTCAATCAGCACAATTTTCTCAAAAGCTAACTTTTCCTCACCAACTATCGCTGCATGCAGCTTGCACTGTGAAAACCGTCTTAACGTCTCTTCCACGTTTGAAAGGCTTGACTGCACCAACAGAATACGCCCATTTTCTATGAGGAATTTTGAAGCTTTGCTGATAAATCGGTCAATAACCGTTCGCCCCGACTTTTCGCCTGCCCAAGCCTTCTCAATCCAGCTTTTCCCTTCATCCCGTTCAACAGGCAGATAGGGCGCATTGAAGAGAACTAAATCGAATTTTTCGTCAGCTTCAACAGCGTCAAAAAGATTTCCTAAACGTGTTTCAACCTTTGCTCCAACACCATTCAGTTCAGCGTTTTTCTTGGCACAAACCACAGCATGAGGGTTGATGTCTACTGCTACTACTTCACTCGCCTTTTCGGCAGCTAACACAGCAAGGATGCCACAACCAGTACCCATGTCTAAGACCTTTTCACCTCCGCTGACAGACAGATTATGGGCAATGAGAAACGTGTCTTCTGCAGGCTCATATACTTCTCCAGAAACAACAAAAACATGCTTTCCAAAAAAGACCTTTTTAGGTCGATAATTCATTTGCTAACGCTCCAAAATCTTCAGGCGCCAAATCTCGAACACGTTTATTATGAAATGGCAAAACATCGGCTCTTTTCACAGCCGCTGTACCCTTTAATCCATATTTACGGAGGAGTGGTAGAACCGCGTTTCGGACTTTTCTGTTGCGTTGTGTAAACAGAGTTTGCACGACTTCATCAAAAACTTCTTCGTCTTCTACCTTGAAAGGCGCCAATCTCTTAGGTATCAACCGCACTATAACAACATCCACGTCAGGTGGGGGATAAAACGCCTCTTTAGGAACATTGTCTAGCAGTTCTACTTCAACATGGTAAGAAGTGGAAACGGTTAGACGACCGTAATCCTTGCTGCCTATCGGTGTGTCGAGGCGTCTGGCGAACTCTTTTTGAAAGGTTAAAACAGCACAGTTAAAAGTTCTTTTTAAAAGCCAGAAAAGAAGTGGCGAAGAGATTGAGAAAGGCGGATTAGAAACCACTTTGTCAAAAGGCGGTATGGCAACTTTGAGAATGTTGCCTTCTATTAACTCTGCATTATCAAACCCGCCAAGCTCATTCTGCAAAGCCGTCATTAATCGAGCATCCGCTTCAACAGCAATAACTTTCCTCGACTTCTGAGCAAGAAGACATGTAAGAAAGCCAAAACCCGCACCAACCTCCAAAACAACGTCTGATCGCCCTACAGACGCATACGAACTCATAAGTTGCAAAAATTGCTCATCAACAACGAAGTTTTGGCCCAAATACTTCTTCGGAAAAACTCTATAGGTACGCATAAGATGCTCTGCTTTTTGGTAAAGACTCATGAGAGTCCCACTAGGGTATCCGCGTAAATAGCCTGTATTTACTGTCTCCCGACAGCTCTTCAACAACACGTTTAGCTACCAACTTAGCTGGATCAGGTATGTTAGTGCGTTTTTGCAAGTCTTCGAAACTTTCAAAGGGCTTCCGTTCACGCTCATTAATAATTTGCCACATGTACTTCTTGCCAATGCCTGGAATGAGTTCCATGGCGTGCATGCGTGGAGTTATGGCATGGGCTGTGTTGAAGAAGTTAACGAACCAGTGTTCACGTCTTAAAACAATTCCTTCAATTACACTTGGCAGCTCCATCTTGGCGTTCGCAGTCAACTCGTTAAAGCCGACTCTGCCAATTATATAGGTGATTTTCTCTCTCTTGTCTTTTCCAACGTAAACTCGGTCTTGAGGCTTAAGGACTAGACCTTCTTTCACTATGGCTTCTAACAGAGTGAAAAAAGCTTCACCTACCACTTGGACAACCGCCCCTGACCGGTAACCAGGTCTTATGCCTGCGCGACCGTGAGATAGAAAATCCAGTACGTAGGCGTGTTCCTCGTATCTTTTCTCCATACCCTCTTCTCTCGCCCCTTCAAACCGAAATAACATATTATTATATCGTGAAAGCTATTATTCCTTTTTCCGATGCTGATTCAAAAATGTTAGTATGTCTTCCAATTTCTGTGTTTCTACAATTTTTCGCCCGCCAGCCAAGAAAACACGAATCTCCTCAATGCTTTCGGGCATGCAGTTGACCACCTGCACAGCTTCCTCCTCTTCAAGTTCAAACTTTTTTACCAAGCCTTTCACAAGCTCTTTGGCAGGTTTTGCTTCTACTTTGGCAAACTTGGCTGTGTAATCGAAGGCTCGGCGTTGAAACTGGTCCAGATTTTCTTCCCCGATGGATTCCAACAGCTGCTTAACTTCTGGTACGGTTAACATTTTTTCTTTTAATGCTTTTCTGGACATTTACAGCCTTCCTTGATTATGCCGTAAAGGGCTCAAGGTGTTCGGGTCTAACTATTATTTCCTTAACCGTTTTGCCTTGAGTAACGTTCACTACGTAGGCTTGTCCTCTTCTATTTTCTATGATGCCGATTTTCCCGTGGAAACGGCGGTGGGGCATGCCTTTTTGAACACTTGGGTTTAACTTTACAACCACTCGGTCACCCGGGTTGTATTCTCTGAGTATTTTGCTCAGACCCGTTTTGCCTTTTTCTCTTGCTTCCTTTCGCAGCAGAGAACGAGTTTTGCGACGGTATCCTCTTGACTTCATTTTTCTTCTCCTGTAACCACGCTTAATACGTCTAATTGGAGAGGTGTAGCTTTGGTATCTAGGATACTGGCTACGCTGGGTTCTGTGCGACCCTTATCTCCAGTGACTAACTCTTTTATGTAAAGACCCCCTTGACAACGAATTTGCATTTCCGCGCGGTTATATGACAACCTCTTTACCTTTGCCTTATATATGTACTTTTCTCGTGTCAAATTAGCGCGGCGATGTAAAACACGTTGAGGCGTCTGCTGGCGAACGGTGGCATTAGTCAGCGTTTTTTCTATTCTCTCCAGCTCTTCGCCAGAAACATCTTGGCCAAATTTGATTATCACACGGTAGATTTTCTCGGCTGCCTCTGCCTTCTTAAACCGCCTAACAACATCTTTATCAGCAAAACAAAGATTGCGTACTTCAACTTTCCCTTTTGCACGTTTGTTAACTGTTTGCTCAAGTTTCTGCAAGTCGATAAAGCGCTTCTTGGGTTCTTTAACTTCTAAGACGAAAGGGCGCCCGGAGCCAAGCATACGAGCGTCAACATCTTCTCTGCCGGCGCCATGAAAAGCAATTTCCTCGCCCTCTGCCATTTCCAGCAGTGGAATGCCGATGAACTCCTCAACAGATTCCTGATATTTTTTACCAGTCCAGTTGCAACTTTCGCAGCCTTTGCCACCACATTCTCTGCACGACCACCGTGACTGAGGAATGCCGCGGACAAGTTTTCTGTATCTACCAGCAACGTAGAGAGAGTTTATCTGTAGCCTAACGCGGCGGGTAAAGGGATTTATGAGCATAACTATCTCAGGTCGTCCATAGTCAACTTCCTTGTTAGTCATTTCACAAATTCGTTTTCCGATATCTCGACTGAATTGGCTTTTCATGCTCTCGCCGTGAGTGACGTTGAAGCGAGCTTTAAATTCGTCTTCTCGCTCCGCTACCCTGAGCGGTAATTCTATACCGACAAGAAACGTGGTAAATTCGTAGCTTGTCAGTTTTTTTGCAGCCTTATCTGCAAGGGCGTTAATGTTTTCGAGCTTTCCTTCACAGAGGGAACATGGTTTTTTTGCTCGTGCACGTTTGTTGAAGCGTTTTAAAACATTACGAGCCATGTCAAAAGAGCCGTTGGCAGCAACGGTTTTTAACAGAGGAATGCCAGTTTTGTCTTTAGAAAGTGTGAGTTGATGCCCCCTCAGAGTAAGCAGCAACTTAATTGCTTCGCCACGGTTCCTATTTTCTACGCCGTGTCCGAGGAGGGCAAATTGTCTGCCCAAACAGTTGCTGCATAGGGGATGTTCTGTTAGCATTTGCACGGCTTCTTCCAGAATGCCCATTGGTCCTGCTGCCTACCTGAAGCCTTTTGGAAGTTTCTTTCCAGTCAAAAAAGGAAGTTTCTTGCGCCGCAGTTGCTTCATCATCCGCCGCATCATGTTGTACTGTTGGAGAAGCTCCTTAACCTCTTTCTCCGAAGTGCCTGACCCTTTTGCAACTCGCCGGATACGAGAAGAAGAAAACATTTTTGGGCTTTCTCGTTCTTTAGGAGTCATCGATTGAATGATGACGCGCCACTTTTCCAGTCGGTCCTGGGCCATGTCAACCATGTCGTCTGGAATGTTGTAGGACATGCCAGGCAACATTTGTAAGAGACGTTTGAAGGGACCCATGCCTTTCATTGCTTCGAATTGTTCGTACATGTCGGTTAGGGTGAATTTGCCGCTGAGTATCTTTTTAGCTTTTTTTTCTGGGATTCTTATTTCAGCCTCGCGGACTTTTTCTATGAGGCTTTCTAGGTCTCCCATGCCCAAGAGACGCCCGACGAAGCGGGATGGCACAAAGGCTTCGATGTCTCCGATTTTCTCACCAGTGCTGATGAATTTGATTGGAGAGCCTATTGCTGCAACTGCCGATAGT contains:
- a CDS encoding transcriptional regulator; the encoded protein is MTKFIQCAQCNVKITDDKCEFAIYKYVIDGEEYVFCCEKCAEQYEKKKKA
- the rsmA gene encoding 16S rRNA (adenine(1518)-N(6)/adenine(1519)-N(6))-dimethyltransferase RsmA, which gives rise to MRTYRVFPKKYLGQNFVVDEQFLQLMSSYASVGRSDVVLEVGAGFGFLTCLLAQKSRKVIAVEADARLMTALQNELGGFDNAELIEGNILKVAIPPFDKVVSNPPFSISSPLLFWLLKRTFNCAVLTFQKEFARRLDTPIGSKDYGRLTVSTSYHVEVELLDNVPKEAFYPPPDVDVVIVRLIPKRLAPFKVEDEEVFDEVVQTLFTQRNRKVRNAVLPLLRKYGLKGTAAVKRADVLPFHNKRVRDLAPEDFGALANELST
- the nifS gene encoding cysteine desulfurase NifS; translated protein: MRKVYMDHTAGMPVDPHVVEEMKRYFEKFYGNPASLHSFAQEARKGLESAREKVAGLIGAEKSEEVVFTSCATESNNWAIRGAAARNQMRGKHIITTGIEHMSVLNVCKYLMKQGFRVSFLPVDKYGIIDLEILKKELTDETILVSVMYANGEIGTIEPIKEVSEIVHDKNAYLHVDATAAMGQVAMDVQEEGVDLLTLSSNDMYGPKGVGALYIKKGTRLEPLVYGGGQERGLRSGTENLPGIVGMGKAAELAEAEMGAESERLNKLRDKFIKELLEHIPYSFLNGHPSKRLPNNVAVRFSFIEGESMLLNLDMAGVAASSGSACTAKTLEPSHVLLAIGLKHEEAHGSLLFTLGKQNTEEDVDYVVGLMPDIVKRLRAMSPLTPKELRKSV
- a CDS encoding class I SAM-dependent methyltransferase — its product is MNYRPKKVFFGKHVFVVSGEVYEPAEDTFLIAHNLSVSGGEKVLDMGTGCGILAVLAAEKASEVVAVDINPHAVVCAKKNAELNGVGAKVETRLGNLFDAVEADEKFDLVLFNAPYLPVERDEGKSWIEKAWAGEKSGRTVIDRFISKASKFLIENGRILLVQSSLSNVEETLRRFSQCKLHAAIVGEEKLAFEKIVLIEARQ
- a CDS encoding tRNA pseudouridine(54/55) synthase Pus10 → MGILEEAVQMLTEHPLCSNCLGRQFALLGHGVENRNRGEAIKLLLTLRGHQLTLSKDKTGIPLLKTVAANGSFDMARNVLKRFNKRARAKKPCSLCEGKLENINALADKAAKKLTSYEFTTFLVGIELPLRVAEREDEFKARFNVTHGESMKSQFSRDIGKRICEMTNKEVDYGRPEIVMLINPFTRRVRLQINSLYVAGRYRKLVRGIPQSRWSCRECGGKGCESCNWTGKKYQESVEEFIGIPLLEMAEGEEIAFHGAGREDVDARMLGSGRPFVLEVKEPKKRFIDLQKLEQTVNKRAKGKVEVRNLCFADKDVVRRFKKAEAAEKIYRVIIKFGQDVSGEELERIEKTLTNATVRQQTPQRVLHRRANLTREKYIYKAKVKRLSYNRAEMQIRCQGGLYIKELVTGDKGRTEPSVASILDTKATPLQLDVLSVVTGEEK
- a CDS encoding DUF655 domain-containing protein, translating into MLFRFEGAREEGMEKRYEEHAYVLDFLSHGRAGIRPGYRSGAVVQVVGEAFFTLLEAIVKEGLVLKPQDRVYVGKDKREKITYIIGRVGFNELTANAKMELPSVIEGIVLRREHWFVNFFNTAHAITPRMHAMELIPGIGKKYMWQIINERERKPFESFEDLQKRTNIPDPAKLVAKRVVEELSGDSKYRLFTRIP
- a CDS encoding RNA polymerase Rpb4, with product MSRKALKEKMLTVPEVKQLLESIGEENLDQFQRRAFDYTAKFAKVEAKPAKELVKGLVKKFELEEEEAVQVVNCMPESIEEIRVFLAGGRKIVETQKLEDILTFLNQHRKKE
- a CDS encoding 50S ribosomal protein L21e, which codes for MKSRGYRRKTRSLLRKEAREKGKTGLSKILREYNPGDRVVVKLNPSVQKGMPHRRFHGKIGIIENRRGQAYVVNVTQGKTVKEIIVRPEHLEPFTA
- the nifU gene encoding Fe-S cluster assembly scaffold protein NifU; translated protein: MYSEKVMEHFRNPRNVGEIPDADGVGTVGNPVCGDVMTMYIKVKDNRIVDIKFKTFGCGAAVATSSMITELAKGKTLEEATEISRGDVADSLGGLPPIKMHCSNLAADALHEAIKDYQKKQGANEK